A genomic window from Sulfurimonas sp. includes:
- the nfo gene encoding deoxyribonuclease IV codes for MSKFVGAHVSASGGVYNAVANARLIGAKAFALFTKNQRQWNGKELDSDTIDKFKKALLDSGILPKYVLPHDSYLINLGHPEDDQREKSMEAFLDEVHRCELLGLDRLNFHPGSHLKKISEDECFGKIAEAMNITLDKTKGVSLVVENTAGQGSNLGWKFEHLAQIIDKIEDKSRVGVCIDTCHMFSAGYDIRTREAYDKTWSEFDKIVGFKYLMGMHINDSKAKFGSHVDRHHSLGKGEIGLDAFRFIMNDERMNDIPLILETIDDSIWSEEIALLYSFVN; via the coding sequence ATGAGTAAGTTTGTAGGAGCGCATGTAAGTGCAAGCGGGGGTGTTTACAATGCCGTCGCAAATGCGCGCTTAATAGGAGCAAAAGCGTTCGCGCTTTTTACAAAAAACCAAAGACAGTGGAACGGCAAAGAGCTTGATAGTGACACGATAGATAAGTTTAAAAAAGCACTTCTTGACAGCGGAATTTTGCCAAAATATGTACTTCCGCACGACTCATACCTTATAAATCTCGGACATCCCGAAGATGATCAAAGAGAGAAGTCTATGGAGGCCTTTTTGGATGAGGTGCATAGATGCGAACTGCTTGGTCTTGATAGACTAAATTTTCATCCCGGAAGCCATCTAAAGAAGATAAGCGAAGATGAGTGTTTCGGTAAAATTGCAGAGGCGATGAACATAACGCTGGATAAAACAAAAGGTGTTAGTTTGGTTGTTGAAAACACCGCAGGGCAGGGGAGCAACCTTGGTTGGAAGTTTGAGCATTTGGCACAAATTATCGATAAGATTGAAGATAAAAGCCGTGTCGGAGTCTGCATAGACACTTGTCATATGTTTAGTGCGGGTTACGACATACGCACAAGAGAAGCTTACGATAAAACTTGGAGCGAATTCGACAAAATTGTAGGGTTTAAATACCTTATGGGTATGCATATAAATGACTCAAAAGCAAAATTCGGCTCGCATGTGGATAGACATCATTCGTTAGGCAAAGGCGAAATCGGTCTTGATGCGTTTAGATTTATAATGAATGATGAGAGAATGAACGATATCCCGCTAATCCTTGAGACGATTGACGATAGCATCTGGAGCGAGGAGATAGCACTGCTTTACTCTTTCGTAAATTAA
- a CDS encoding outer membrane protein transport protein: MKNIILFLSLGSSLIAGGYKIPETSLNSVALSAATVANSNSADAAYYNPANMVFMKNENAMEANLIYIGLSDVNYKGSYTNSFGMTTTGYDIESKRENFLVPSLHYVSEDFSGARFGLSVISPAGLSKRWNSAPAIYSAEEFTLKTVEVNPSVAFPIGDKAAFAVGIRAIYSDGVVKSSSAIASRDMSGDSIDFGYNLALSYKPTSELGLALTYRSKIDLSVEGDASLFYRDMTNAFGGGVGAVYNSQSGTSVSIPVPALLNIALSYTLPSDTTIEFVYERNYWHSYAELDFNYGSGVNPVTNIVFGNKVAKNWKDTNAFRLGITQKLDKLTLMGGVVIDETPVPNATIGFELPDSDSVSVSLGARYQISEKINIGLAALYSMREDRTVSNGAINGEFKDSNVLIISSALEYRF; encoded by the coding sequence ATGAAAAATATTATTCTGTTTTTATCATTAGGAAGTAGTCTAATCGCAGGCGGCTATAAAATTCCGGAAACTTCGCTAAACTCGGTTGCCCTAAGTGCCGCAACCGTTGCAAACTCAAATAGCGCAGACGCGGCTTATTACAACCCTGCAAATATGGTTTTTATGAAAAATGAGAACGCAATGGAAGCAAATTTGATTTATATCGGACTTAGCGATGTAAACTATAAAGGCTCCTATACAAACAGTTTCGGTATGACTACGACGGGATATGATATAGAGTCAAAAAGAGAGAATTTTCTTGTTCCATCGCTTCACTATGTATCGGAAGATTTCAGCGGTGCCCGTTTTGGGTTAAGCGTAATTTCTCCTGCCGGACTTTCAAAAAGATGGAATTCTGCCCCTGCAATTTACAGCGCAGAGGAGTTTACTCTTAAAACGGTTGAGGTAAATCCGAGTGTAGCATTTCCTATCGGAGATAAAGCGGCATTTGCAGTCGGAATTAGAGCAATCTACTCCGATGGTGTGGTTAAAAGCAGTTCGGCTATCGCGTCACGCGATATGAGCGGTGACTCTATAGATTTTGGATACAACTTGGCGTTGTCTTATAAGCCTACATCGGAGCTGGGATTGGCTTTGACATATCGTTCAAAAATCGACTTGAGCGTAGAGGGTGATGCTTCGCTTTTTTATCGCGATATGACAAATGCATTCGGCGGAGGCGTGGGAGCTGTCTATAACTCTCAAAGCGGCACATCGGTTAGCATACCTGTTCCGGCTCTTTTAAACATTGCTCTATCTTATACTCTGCCGAGCGATACGACGATAGAGTTTGTTTATGAGAGAAACTATTGGCACTCATACGCCGAATTGGATTTTAACTACGGCTCCGGTGTAAATCCGGTTACAAATATTGTCTTTGGCAACAAAGTAGCAAAAAACTGGAAAGATACGAATGCTTTTCGTCTTGGAATTACCCAAAAATTGGATAAACTTACTCTAATGGGCGGTGTCGTTATAGATGAAACTCCGGTGCCAAATGCCACAATAGGGTTTGAACTTCCTGACAGTGACTCGGTGTCGGTATCGCTTGGTGCAAGATATCAGATAAGCGAGAAGATAAATATAGGACTAGCGGCTCTTTATTCGATGAGGGAAGATAGAACGGTTTCAAACGGTGCGATAAACGGGGAGTTTAAAGATTCAAATGTACTCATAATCTCGTCGGCGCTAGAGTATAGATTTTAA
- a CDS encoding ATP-binding protein, translated as METLIDFLEAKNVEKSTVFSQLKCSKAEAILLQTLARRYIRGEDDVIILELLQEIYGKEKYEGIKHLGEVKILLELGWLHQQSFTPVKISEVTPLELLNSAVGLSPSFLKVLQDGAIESELPDIKPYSDHLEYLQDQFMRIDLYQKMSAIRQNVHEHSLGIDRMQTKLKLLEKRIEDRVGQTTGKLVLDKFFKQKKMSSKEQVIFLALLREEYSATDASLREMNTLIELISLDEYERIKNRSLLEDGSNLINDGIIDYEEMLNPFGGISRAFYIVDEVLHHIIHPQKNKKVRRIKLNTLIDEQDIFELVDPHTSLEDVVLAKETQETLKNLMRQLDKEVINRLVEWGVKDKKSGIDARIIFYGAAGTGKTMTAYSLAKSLKRQVLAFDCSKILSMYVGESEKNVRKIFDTFYDLCEKTKSEPILLLNEADQFLGARSSGANSGADQMHNQMQNIFLEQIEKFKGVLIATTNLLENIDKAFSRRFNYKIEFKKPNKEQRLSLWKKMLPSDAPFEKDFDVNALADYSLTGGQINLIIKNTAYKVAVREKPLFSLEDFEQEIKKEKDASFDSEKSMGFLNK; from the coding sequence TTGGAAACATTAATTGATTTTTTAGAGGCAAAAAATGTAGAGAAATCTACTGTTTTTTCACAACTAAAATGTAGTAAGGCAGAAGCAATATTGTTGCAGACTTTAGCAAGAAGATATATTCGCGGAGAAGACGATGTTATCATTCTTGAGCTTTTGCAAGAGATTTACGGTAAAGAAAAATATGAGGGTATAAAACATCTGGGAGAGGTAAAAATTCTTTTAGAGCTTGGCTGGCTGCATCAGCAGAGTTTTACTCCTGTAAAAATTTCCGAAGTAACGCCGCTGGAGCTTTTAAACAGTGCGGTCGGTTTATCTCCATCGTTTTTAAAGGTACTTCAAGACGGCGCAATAGAGAGTGAATTGCCGGATATAAAACCTTATTCGGATCATCTTGAGTATTTGCAAGATCAGTTTATGCGCATTGACCTTTACCAAAAAATGAGCGCAATTCGTCAAAATGTTCACGAACACTCACTCGGAATCGACAGAATGCAGACAAAACTCAAACTTTTGGAAAAACGCATAGAAGACAGAGTGGGTCAAACGACGGGAAAACTTGTGCTTGACAAGTTCTTTAAACAAAAAAAGATGAGTTCTAAAGAACAGGTGATTTTTTTAGCCCTTCTTCGTGAAGAGTACAGTGCAACGGATGCTTCACTTAGAGAGATGAATACTTTGATTGAACTCATTTCGCTTGATGAGTATGAACGCATTAAAAACCGCTCGCTTTTAGAGGATGGCTCAAATCTTATAAATGACGGAATCATCGACTATGAAGAGATGCTAAACCCTTTTGGCGGGATTTCAAGAGCTTTTTACATAGTCGATGAGGTGCTGCACCATATAATCCATCCTCAAAAAAACAAAAAAGTCCGTCGCATAAAACTAAATACTCTTATAGATGAGCAAGATATTTTTGAACTGGTAGATCCGCATACTTCTCTTGAAGATGTTGTTTTGGCAAAAGAAACGCAGGAGACGCTTAAAAATCTTATGAGACAGTTGGATAAAGAGGTTATCAACAGACTTGTAGAGTGGGGAGTAAAAGACAAAAAAAGCGGAATCGACGCAAGGATAATCTTCTACGGAGCAGCCGGAACCGGTAAAACTATGACGGCGTATTCGCTTGCAAAATCGCTTAAACGGCAAGTTTTGGCATTTGACTGTTCAAAAATTCTCTCTATGTATGTCGGCGAGAGCGAGAAAAATGTCCGTAAGATTTTTGACACTTTTTATGATTTGTGCGAAAAAACAAAATCAGAACCTATACTTTTGTTAAATGAGGCAGACCAGTTTTTAGGCGCTCGCTCAAGCGGAGCAAACAGTGGAGCCGACCAGATGCATAACCAGATGCAAAATATATTTTTAGAGCAGATTGAGAAGTTTAAGGGCGTTTTGATAGCGACTACAAACTTGCTGGAAAATATAGACAAAGCATTTTCAAGACGCTTTAACTACAAGATAGAGTTTAAAAAACCGAACAAAGAACAGAGACTCTCTCTTTGGAAAAAAATGCTTCCCTCAGATGCTCCTTTTGAGAAGGACTTTGATGTGAACGCTCTTGCCGATTATTCTCTTACGGGCGGGCAGATAAATCTGATTATAAAAAATACCGCATATAAAGTAGCCGTTAGAGAAAAGCCGCTATTTTCCTTAGAAGATTTTGAACAAGAGATCAAAAAAGAGAAAGATGCAAGTTTTGACAGCGAAAAATCTATGGGATTTTTAAATAAATAG
- a CDS encoding nucleoside deaminase, whose amino-acid sequence MNLYMHQAVKEALIGVQKNHGGPFGAVIVKEGKVIAKAHNQVLKLNDPTSHAEINAIKKASKKLKTFDLSGCEIYTTCMPCPMCIGAVRWANIKTIYYGATSGDADNIGFRDKEFYEKEFLDIKNIDREECLEPFRVWQEKEDKTIY is encoded by the coding sequence ATGAATCTCTATATGCACCAAGCCGTAAAAGAGGCGCTAATCGGAGTGCAAAAAAATCACGGCGGACCGTTTGGCGCCGTGATAGTAAAAGAGGGCAAGGTTATAGCAAAAGCTCATAATCAAGTCTTAAAACTAAATGACCCTACCTCTCACGCCGAGATAAATGCGATAAAAAAAGCCTCCAAAAAACTAAAAACTTTCGACTTGAGCGGATGTGAAATCTATACGACTTGTATGCCTTGTCCTATGTGTATAGGTGCTGTTAGATGGGCAAATATAAAAACTATCTACTACGGAGCGACAAGCGGGGATGCAGATAACATCGGATTTAGAGATAAAGAGTTTTACGAGAAAGAGTTTTTGGATATAAAAAATATTGATAGAGAAGAGTGCTTGGAACCGTTTAGAGTGTGGCAGGAAAAAGAGGATAAAACAATCTATTAA
- a CDS encoding lysophospholipid acyltransferase family protein — protein sequence MSVSVENYFNHNYPSFSKLPNLFRTATLSFFKKLFHEDEINDVLAKNRHLDAFDFIEFVLDYFSIDITINKNQLQRIPSYGRVVIIANHPLGALDSLALLNVVKEIRKDIKIVASNFLSEFKNLDEILIPIENIKGKLQRNSVEAIYNALGKEQVVIIFPSGEVSRARPDGIKDTKWKKGFLKIAQNTKSPILPIFIDAKNSKTFYLLSMINKSLATATIPHEMFKYYNKNIGFNIGKSIPYESYYAPNIDINNRVKLLRKHFYKVAKKEKGIFKTYNGIALAQNRQELKKELEFAKSIGETTDGKKIYLYANAADNVLIKEIGRLREISFRQVKEGSGKQRDIDDFDYCYEHIVLWDDKDLEIVGSYRIVKSSEMIEAYGVDGLYTSTLYRYEKEFDKYFSNSIELGRSFVQPKYWNSRALDYLWQGIGAYLRANPDIRYMFGCVSISASYSEDATALLVYFYTNYFGSKIKSVKHRDSYIMLESKKRKFDELFFKNDYAKDMIILKHELSVMGYAIPTLYKQYSELCDEGGVEFIDFGVDKGFENCVDGFIIVDTNKLKPQKRRRYLEN from the coding sequence ATGTCTGTAAGCGTAGAGAACTATTTTAACCACAACTACCCCTCTTTTTCAAAATTGCCGAATCTGTTTCGTACGGCAACACTCTCTTTTTTTAAAAAACTTTTTCATGAAGATGAGATAAACGATGTTTTGGCAAAAAACAGACATCTTGATGCGTTTGATTTTATTGAGTTCGTGCTTGATTATTTTAGTATCGATATCACTATAAATAAAAACCAGCTTCAAAGAATCCCCTCTTACGGAAGAGTCGTTATCATTGCGAATCATCCCCTTGGCGCGCTTGATTCGCTTGCGCTTTTAAATGTTGTCAAAGAGATACGAAAAGATATAAAAATCGTTGCATCCAATTTTTTGAGCGAATTTAAAAACCTTGACGAGATACTTATACCAATCGAAAATATTAAGGGCAAGCTGCAAAGAAACTCCGTTGAAGCCATTTACAATGCACTCGGCAAAGAGCAAGTAGTTATTATATTTCCATCCGGTGAAGTAAGTCGGGCAAGACCGGACGGTATAAAAGATACGAAGTGGAAAAAAGGATTTTTAAAAATAGCGCAAAATACAAAGTCTCCTATCTTGCCTATTTTTATAGATGCGAAAAATTCAAAAACTTTCTATCTGCTCTCAATGATAAACAAATCTTTGGCAACGGCAACTATCCCTCATGAAATGTTTAAGTATTACAACAAAAATATAGGGTTCAACATCGGCAAAAGCATCCCGTACGAGAGCTACTATGCCCCAAATATAGATATAAACAACAGAGTCAAACTGCTCCGCAAGCATTTTTACAAAGTCGCAAAAAAAGAGAAGGGTATCTTTAAGACATACAACGGTATCGCACTTGCGCAAAATAGACAAGAGCTAAAAAAAGAGCTGGAATTTGCAAAATCCATCGGCGAGACGACGGACGGCAAAAAAATTTACCTCTATGCCAATGCCGCAGATAATGTTCTCATCAAAGAGATAGGCAGGCTTAGAGAGATAAGTTTCAGACAGGTAAAAGAGGGCAGCGGGAAGCAGAGAGACATCGATGATTTTGACTACTGCTATGAGCATATAGTACTTTGGGATGATAAAGATTTGGAGATAGTCGGATCTTACCGCATAGTAAAATCAAGTGAAATGATAGAAGCTTACGGCGTGGACGGACTCTATACTTCAACGCTTTACAGATACGAAAAAGAGTTCGATAAATATTTCTCCAACTCGATTGAGCTGGGTCGCAGTTTTGTTCAGCCGAAATATTGGAACTCAAGAGCGCTTGATTATCTTTGGCAGGGAATAGGTGCATATCTTAGAGCAAATCCCGATATCAGATATATGTTCGGGTGTGTCAGCATATCTGCTTCTTACAGCGAAGATGCAACCGCACTTTTGGTCTACTTTTACACAAACTATTTCGGCTCAAAAATAAAAAGCGTAAAACACCGTGATAGTTATATTATGCTTGAATCTAAAAAACGAAAGTTTGATGAACTTTTTTTTAAAAATGACTATGCAAAAGATATGATAATCTTAAAACACGAACTCTCCGTTATGGGTTATGCAATCCCGACACTTTATAAACAATACAGCGAATTGTGCGATGAGGGCGGAGTTGAGTTTATTGATTTCGGAGTTGACAAAGGGTTTGAAAATTGTGTGGACGGTTTTATAATAGTCGATACAAATAAATTAAAACCGCAAAAAAGGAGACGCTATTTAGAAAATTAG
- a CDS encoding NAD(P)H-quinone oxidoreductase subunit 3, with protein sequence MEHISTANPYFGVFVLFLVTFGAFTITTIVARLASRALAAKNSEKIKLSVYECGPEVTKQPNRISPQFYLFALLFLLFDVEIVFMFPWAVDFKLLGWFGFAEMLMFILLLTIGFVYAWKKGALEWHNIK encoded by the coding sequence ATGGAGCATATTAGTACTGCAAATCCGTATTTTGGGGTATTTGTACTTTTTCTTGTAACATTCGGTGCATTTACGATAACGACGATTGTCGCTCGTTTGGCAAGTCGCGCTTTAGCAGCTAAAAATAGCGAAAAAATCAAATTGTCGGTTTATGAGTGCGGACCTGAGGTCACAAAACAGCCAAATAGAATCTCTCCGCAGTTCTATCTATTTGCACTACTTTTTTTACTCTTTGATGTAGAGATAGTTTTTATGTTTCCATGGGCAGTTGATTTTAAACTACTTGGATGGTTTGGTTTTGCCGAGATGTTAATGTTTATACTTTTATTAACAATCGGGTTTGTATATGCATGGAAAAAAGGAGCACTTGAATGGCACAACATAAAGTAA
- a CDS encoding NADH-quinone oxidoreductase subunit B family protein — translation MAQHKVNYTQNGGLPVALTSIDKIVNWGRSNSLWALTYGLACCGIEMMASGASRYDFDRFGTIFRASPRQADVMIVAGTLTKKHAEFIKRLYDQMTEPKWVISMGSCANTGGMFNTYATVQGVDRIIPVDLYLPGCAPRPETLQYGVMLLQKKIRANQASRAQKAKRLM, via the coding sequence ATGGCACAACATAAAGTAAATTATACGCAAAACGGCGGTTTGCCGGTTGCACTTACAAGTATAGATAAAATCGTAAACTGGGGGCGTTCAAACTCTCTTTGGGCGCTTACTTACGGTCTTGCTTGCTGTGGTATCGAGATGATGGCATCGGGCGCTTCAAGATATGACTTCGATAGATTCGGGACAATCTTTAGAGCATCTCCCCGTCAAGCCGATGTTATGATAGTTGCAGGAACGCTTACGAAAAAACATGCAGAGTTCATTAAAAGACTTTATGACCAAATGACTGAGCCGAAATGGGTTATCTCTATGGGCTCATGCGCAAATACGGGCGGTATGTTTAACACTTATGCAACGGTTCAAGGCGTGGACAGAATTATTCCCGTGGACTTGTATCTTCCGGGCTGTGCACCAAGACCCGAAACACTTCAATACGGCGTAATGTTACTACAAAAGAAAATTCGTGCAAATCAAGCTTCAAGAGCGCAAAAAGCTAAAAGGTTAATGTAA
- a CDS encoding NADH-quinone oxidoreductase subunit C: MRAYKPKDNVQAKAYYTDRFYVSPQVPKYEVESDEVFAHDLEAIKAKFDVLDAYIQVGQLVIFINPEDNYKVLELMKNELEYVQLSEMSAIDWLSARGGFEVFYQMLSMSKRKRIRIKMFIKKGEAVNSVEKLFRSADWSEREMFDMFGIEANGHPFMKRILMPYDWQGHPLLKTYPLQGDEFAAWYEVDKIYGKEARDIIGPELRDTAKVDRYDSERFARLGHEVPKGTKITGNEPKVVQNYQEEGGVFMIKKFDKKDSVVIDDPQR; the protein is encoded by the coding sequence ATGAGAGCTTATAAACCTAAAGACAATGTACAGGCAAAAGCGTACTATACGGATAGATTTTATGTATCTCCTCAAGTACCTAAGTATGAAGTAGAGAGTGACGAAGTTTTCGCACACGATTTAGAGGCGATAAAAGCAAAATTTGATGTCCTTGACGCATATATCCAAGTGGGTCAATTGGTTATCTTTATCAATCCCGAGGATAACTACAAAGTTTTAGAACTTATGAAAAATGAGCTTGAGTATGTTCAGTTAAGTGAGATGAGTGCGATTGACTGGCTCTCTGCAAGAGGCGGTTTTGAGGTGTTTTACCAGATGCTTAGCATGAGCAAGCGCAAACGCATCCGCATTAAAATGTTTATCAAAAAAGGCGAGGCAGTAAACTCTGTTGAAAAGCTTTTCCGCTCTGCTGACTGGTCGGAGCGTGAGATGTTTGATATGTTCGGTATTGAGGCAAACGGACATCCGTTTATGAAGCGCATCCTTATGCCTTACGACTGGCAGGGACATCCTCTGCTTAAAACTTATCCGCTTCAAGGCGATGAGTTTGCCGCATGGTATGAAGTTGACAAGATTTACGGCAAAGAGGCAAGAGATATTATCGGACCTGAACTTCGCGATACCGCAAAAGTCGACAGATATGACAGCGAAAGATTTGCCCGTCTCGGACATGAAGTGCCTAAGGGAACAAAAATTACGGGTAACGAGCCTAAGGTAGTTCAAAACTATCAAGAAGAGGGCGGTGTTTTCATGATTAAAAAATTCGATAAAAAAGATTCGGTCGTTATTGACGATCCTCAAAGATAG
- the nuoD gene encoding NADH dehydrogenase (quinone) subunit D produces the protein MQVKNRLNPFFENISFDREDNEIILNFGPQHPSAHGQLRLMLHLQQEMIVKAHPDIGYLHRGMEKMAENMIYNEFMPTTDRMDYIASSSNNYGFALAVEKLIGLEVPRRAKVIRMMLLEINRLMSHLFWLATTALDIGAMTVFLFAFREREYLMDIIEGYCGARLTHAAIRIGGVPLDIQDSFISQLRTFLDKLPANIKDYEDLLDTNRIWLMRMEEVGTISKEMALSWGCSGVMLRASGVAWDIRKEEPYELYDEVEFRVPYSDKGDNFARYRMYMEEMRESAKILYQTIDMYEKCVKDGQTELMAHAPKYVSAPKLDIMTQNYSLMQHFVLVTQGMRPPVGEVYVATESPKGELGFYINSQGGPYPYRLKLRAPSFWHTGILTDLLPGHYIPDVVSIIGTTNIVFGEVDR, from the coding sequence ATGCAAGTAAAAAATAGATTAAACCCGTTTTTTGAAAATATCTCGTTTGACAGAGAAGATAATGAGATTATCCTAAACTTTGGTCCTCAACATCCATCGGCTCACGGACAGCTTCGTTTAATGCTTCATCTTCAACAAGAGATGATTGTAAAAGCTCATCCGGATATCGGATATCTTCACCGCGGTATGGAGAAGATGGCTGAAAATATGATTTACAATGAGTTTATGCCGACGACTGACCGTATGGACTACATTGCATCATCTTCAAATAACTACGGTTTTGCTTTGGCTGTTGAGAAGTTAATCGGTCTTGAAGTTCCTCGCCGTGCAAAAGTAATCCGTATGATGCTCTTAGAGATTAACCGTCTCATGAGTCACCTTTTCTGGTTGGCAACGACTGCGCTTGATATCGGTGCTATGACGGTTTTCCTTTTTGCATTCCGTGAGAGAGAGTATCTGATGGACATTATCGAGGGTTACTGCGGAGCTAGACTTACGCATGCCGCTATTCGTATCGGAGGAGTTCCCTTAGATATTCAAGATAGTTTCATATCTCAACTGAGAACATTTTTAGACAAACTTCCTGCAAATATTAAAGATTATGAAGATCTTCTTGACACTAACCGTATTTGGTTGATGAGAATGGAAGAGGTCGGGACTATATCAAAAGAGATGGCGCTTTCTTGGGGATGCAGCGGAGTAATGCTTAGAGCATCAGGCGTTGCTTGGGATATCCGTAAAGAGGAGCCGTATGAGCTTTATGATGAAGTAGAGTTTAGAGTTCCTTACTCTGACAAGGGCGACAACTTTGCAAGATACCGTATGTATATGGAAGAGATGAGAGAGTCTGCGAAGATTCTTTATCAAACTATCGATATGTACGAGAAATGTGTAAAAGATGGACAAACTGAACTTATGGCACATGCACCGAAATATGTCTCGGCTCCAAAACTGGACATCATGACTCAAAACTACTCTTTGATGCAGCACTTTGTTCTTGTAACGCAAGGTATGAGACCGCCTGTCGGAGAGGTTTATGTTGCGACTGAATCACCAAAAGGCGAGCTTGGTTTTTATATCAACTCTCAAGGCGGACCGTATCCTTATAGACTAAAACTTCGCGCGCCGTCATTTTGGCATACGGGGATTTTAACTGACCTTTTACCGGGACATTACATCCCCGATGTTGTTTCAATCATAGGTACAACAAATATCGTATTTGGAGAGGTTGATAGATGA
- a CDS encoding NADH-ubiquinone oxidoreductase subunit E family protein: MKRYDLRHLKDGFEPRMREILASHKVGEVAIFLFEIGDFTPIQRSADLVKECRYELLNSLKFNEVDWTIVVKK, translated from the coding sequence ATGAAAAGATATGATTTAAGACATTTAAAAGATGGTTTTGAGCCTCGTATGAGAGAGATTTTAGCATCTCATAAAGTTGGAGAAGTTGCAATCTTTTTATTTGAAATCGGTGATTTTACTCCAATTCAAAGATCCGCGGATTTGGTAAAAGAGTGTAGATATGAGTTACTTAACTCTTTAAAGTTTAACGAAGTCGACTGGACTATCGTAGTAAAAAAATAG